One genomic segment of Sebastes fasciatus isolate fSebFas1 chromosome 17, fSebFas1.pri, whole genome shotgun sequence includes these proteins:
- the sesn2 gene encoding sestrin-2 isoform X1, whose product MSSYPAAAFTRQANGDNTPGPAAAGSGGSGGSHRYRYESESDAVKSLARLCSRDEEERAAALEELSQGVQACLALDRPGSAQLGKQTLLHLLRLSLSCPLQEVRGRATELLRTAQDHGVEVPRALASGPSAFIPAKEILKERRDQDILIESFLSFGRVDHITMVMAMHPAYLSCFLRTQHALLEMDGPLPRHWRHYIAVMAAARHHCSYPVQQHSAGFLEAGGEESWLSGLQHAPVKLRSLQTLNKLLAHRPWLITQQHIQELVCPGAEPRWSLAELIHAVILMAHAHSLCSFVWGCGLNPEPDHIGGYTFQLQSPSHLPRSPCSPHSPAHEDGRQALVDGAMEVEVLMQRMVELQQQEEECTQEEMVTRFERERSESIPTAVVRAAPPDLVLRLVEEPEFRYEDFAPRGEQSPSTFRAQDYSWEDHGYSLVNRLLPDMGQLLDEKFQVVSNLTYNRMAMHEDVDTYTLRKALWNYIHCLYGIRYDDYDYGSVNVLLERSLKVFVKTMACHPEQTTARIYHAFWRHFRNSEKVHANLIVMEARLQAALLYTLRAITQYMR is encoded by the exons ATGTCGAGTTATCCCGCTGCAGCTTTCACCCGCCAGGCGAACGGAGACAACACACCgggaccagcagcagcagggtccGGTGGTTCTGGAGGTTCACATCGCTACCGGTACGAGTCAGAGTCCGACGCTGTGAAGAGCTTAGCCCGGCTGTGCAGCAGGGACGAAGAGGAGCGAGCAGCGGCTCTGGAGGAGCTCAGTCAGGGGGTGCAGGCTTGTTTAGCTCTGGACCGGCCCGGTTCTGCTCAGCTCGGTAAACAAACACTCCTGCATCTGCTCCGGTTGTCCCTGTCCTGTCCGCTGCAGGAGGTCCGGGGGAGAGCAACCGAGCTGCTGAGAACCGCTCAG GATCATGGAGTTGAAGTACCTCGGGCTCTGGCATCAGGCCCGAGCGCATTTATCCCTGCAAAAGAG ATACTGAAAGAAAGGCGGGACCAGGACATCCTTATAGAGTCTTTCCTTTCATTTGGTCGCGTGGACCACATCACCATGGTGATGGCGATGCATCCCGCCTACCTGAGTTGCTTCCTGAGGACCCAGCATGCTTTGCTGGAGATGGACGGCCCCTTGCCCCGCCACTGGAGACATTACATTGCTGTTATG GCTGCAGCTCGACACCACTGCTCGTACCCGGTGCAGCAGCACAGCGCCGGCTTCCTGGAGGCTGGAGGGGAGGAGAGCTGGCTGAGCGGTCTCCAGCACGCTCCCGTCAAACTCCGCAGCCTACAAACACTCAACAAGCTGCTGGCACACAGACCCTGGCTCATCACGCAGCAACACATCCAG GAGCTGGTGTGTCCCGGAGCGGAGCCTCGCTGGTCGTTGGCTGAACTCATCCATGCAGTGATCCTGATGGCACACGCTCACTCGCTCTGCTCTTTTGTGTGGGGCTGCGGCTTAAACCCTGAACCCGACCACATCGGAGGTTACACCTTCCAACTTCAATCACCAAGTCACCTTCCTCGCAGCCCTTGTAGCCCTCATAGCCCCGCTCATGAGGACGGCAGGCAAGCG TTGGTTGACGGAGcgatggaggtggaggtgttgATGCAGAGGatggtggagctgcagcagcaggaggaggagtgcACACAGGAGGAGATGGTCACTCGCtttgagagggagaggagcgaGAGCATACCGACCG CGGTTGTGCGAGCTGCGCCACCTGACCTGGTGCTGCGTCTGGTGGAGGAGCCAGAGTTCAGATACGAGGACTTTGCCCCCAGAGGAGAGCAGTCGCCATCAACCTTTAGAGCCCAG GACTATTCATGGGAGGACCACGGCTACTCACTGGTCAACAGATTACTGCCAGACATGGGCCAGCTCCTGGATGAAAAATTTCAG GTTGTGAGCAACTTGACGTACAACAGGATGGCCATGCACGAAGATGTTGACACTTACACTCTGAGGAAAGCCCTGTGGAACTACATCCACTGTCTCTACGGGATACG CTATGACGATTACGACTACGGCAGCGTCAACGTGCTGTTGGAGCGCTCTCTGAAGGTGTTTGTTAAAACCATGGCGTGTCACCCCGAGCAGACCACGGCGCGCATTTACCACGCGTTCTGGAGACACTTCAGGAACTCCGAAAAG GTTCATGCAAACCTAATAGTGATGGAAGCCCGGCTACAAGCAGCTCTTCTTTATACCTTACGAGCCATCACGCAGTACATGAGAtga
- the sesn2 gene encoding sestrin-2 isoform X2, translating into MMSDHGVEVPRALASGPSAFIPAKEILKERRDQDILIESFLSFGRVDHITMVMAMHPAYLSCFLRTQHALLEMDGPLPRHWRHYIAVMAAARHHCSYPVQQHSAGFLEAGGEESWLSGLQHAPVKLRSLQTLNKLLAHRPWLITQQHIQELVCPGAEPRWSLAELIHAVILMAHAHSLCSFVWGCGLNPEPDHIGGYTFQLQSPSHLPRSPCSPHSPAHEDGRQALVDGAMEVEVLMQRMVELQQQEEECTQEEMVTRFERERSESIPTAVVRAAPPDLVLRLVEEPEFRYEDFAPRGEQSPSTFRAQDYSWEDHGYSLVNRLLPDMGQLLDEKFQVVSNLTYNRMAMHEDVDTYTLRKALWNYIHCLYGIRYDDYDYGSVNVLLERSLKVFVKTMACHPEQTTARIYHAFWRHFRNSEKVHANLIVMEARLQAALLYTLRAITQYMR; encoded by the exons ATGATGTCG GATCATGGAGTTGAAGTACCTCGGGCTCTGGCATCAGGCCCGAGCGCATTTATCCCTGCAAAAGAG ATACTGAAAGAAAGGCGGGACCAGGACATCCTTATAGAGTCTTTCCTTTCATTTGGTCGCGTGGACCACATCACCATGGTGATGGCGATGCATCCCGCCTACCTGAGTTGCTTCCTGAGGACCCAGCATGCTTTGCTGGAGATGGACGGCCCCTTGCCCCGCCACTGGAGACATTACATTGCTGTTATG GCTGCAGCTCGACACCACTGCTCGTACCCGGTGCAGCAGCACAGCGCCGGCTTCCTGGAGGCTGGAGGGGAGGAGAGCTGGCTGAGCGGTCTCCAGCACGCTCCCGTCAAACTCCGCAGCCTACAAACACTCAACAAGCTGCTGGCACACAGACCCTGGCTCATCACGCAGCAACACATCCAG GAGCTGGTGTGTCCCGGAGCGGAGCCTCGCTGGTCGTTGGCTGAACTCATCCATGCAGTGATCCTGATGGCACACGCTCACTCGCTCTGCTCTTTTGTGTGGGGCTGCGGCTTAAACCCTGAACCCGACCACATCGGAGGTTACACCTTCCAACTTCAATCACCAAGTCACCTTCCTCGCAGCCCTTGTAGCCCTCATAGCCCCGCTCATGAGGACGGCAGGCAAGCG TTGGTTGACGGAGcgatggaggtggaggtgttgATGCAGAGGatggtggagctgcagcagcaggaggaggagtgcACACAGGAGGAGATGGTCACTCGCtttgagagggagaggagcgaGAGCATACCGACCG CGGTTGTGCGAGCTGCGCCACCTGACCTGGTGCTGCGTCTGGTGGAGGAGCCAGAGTTCAGATACGAGGACTTTGCCCCCAGAGGAGAGCAGTCGCCATCAACCTTTAGAGCCCAG GACTATTCATGGGAGGACCACGGCTACTCACTGGTCAACAGATTACTGCCAGACATGGGCCAGCTCCTGGATGAAAAATTTCAG GTTGTGAGCAACTTGACGTACAACAGGATGGCCATGCACGAAGATGTTGACACTTACACTCTGAGGAAAGCCCTGTGGAACTACATCCACTGTCTCTACGGGATACG CTATGACGATTACGACTACGGCAGCGTCAACGTGCTGTTGGAGCGCTCTCTGAAGGTGTTTGTTAAAACCATGGCGTGTCACCCCGAGCAGACCACGGCGCGCATTTACCACGCGTTCTGGAGACACTTCAGGAACTCCGAAAAG GTTCATGCAAACCTAATAGTGATGGAAGCCCGGCTACAAGCAGCTCTTCTTTATACCTTACGAGCCATCACGCAGTACATGAGAtga
- the matn1 gene encoding cartilage matrix protein isoform X2: MTPTPPLFLLLLALIGAQATVDVRTAAAMAAGLCKTRPTDIVFIIDSSRSVRPSEFEQVKVFLAKVIEGLDVGPNATRVGVVNYASRVKNEVSLKTHRTKAGLVKAVTKIEPLSTGTMTGLSIQFALNVAFSESEGARVKSPDISKVAIIVTDGRPQDNVKEVAQRARDAGIEIFAIGVGRVDMSTLKQMASDPLDDHVDYVESYSVIEKLTKKFQEAFCACSNSATDVVFLIDGSKSVRPENFELVKKWINQIVDKLDVSDAKAHVGLVQYSSSVRQEFPLGRFNNKKDLKDAVKKMAYMERGTMTGQALRYLTDNSFGVGQGARPGVAKVGIVFTDGRSQDYIGDAAKKAKEHGFKMYAVGVGNAVEDELKEIASEPTGEHYFYTADFKAMTQIAKKLQINICQEEDPCECDSLVKFQKKVEDALQALTKKLDSMSKRIALLENKIV; encoded by the exons ATGACGCCTACCCCGCCgttgttcctgctgctgctcgctcTCATAGGGGCTCAGGCCACCGTGGATGTCCGCACGGCCGCCGCCATGG CGGCAGGTTTGTGCAAAACCCGTCCCACAGACATCGTGTTCATCATCGACAGCAGCCGAAGCGTTCGCCCTTCAGAGTTTGAGCAGGTCAAGGTCTTCCTGGCTAAGGTCATCGAGGGGCTGGATGTCGGACCCAACGCCACCCGAGTGGGAGTCGTCAACTACGCCAGCCGCGTCAAGAACGAG GTGTCTCTGAAGACACACCGCACCAAAGCTGGGCTGGTTAAGGCCGTGACCAAGATCGAGCCCCTGTCCACTGGAACAATGACTGGTCTGTCCATCCAGTTTGCCCTGAATGTGGCCTTCAGCGAGTCCGAGGGCGCTCGCGTCAAATCTCCTGACATCAGCAAG GTTGCCATCATTGTGACAGACGGGCGTCCCCAGGACAACGTGAAGGAAGTGGCTCAGCGCGCGCGGGATGCCGGCATTGAGATCTTTGCCATCGGCGTGGGACGCGTGGACATGAgcaccttgaagcagatggccAGCGATCCTCTGGACGACCACGTGGACTACGTGGAGAGCTACAGCGTCATCGAGAAGCTCACCAAGAAGTTCCAGGAGGCCTTCTGTG CTTGCAGCAACTCGGCGACAGATGTGGTGTTCCTGATCGACGGCTCTAAGAGCGTGCGTCCCGAGAACTTTGAGCTGGTCAAGAAGTGGATCAACCAGATCGTTGACAAGCTGGATGTTTCTGACGCCAAGGCTCACGTCGGACTGGTTCAGTACTCCAGCTCAGTCAGACAG GAGTTCCCTCTGGGCCGCTTCAACAACAAGAAAGACCTGAAGGACGCTGTGAAGAAGATGGCCTACATGGAGAGAGGAACCATGACAGGCCAGGCTCTCCGCTACCTGACAGACAACAGCTTCGGTGTCGGTCAGGGCGCCCGGCCTGGAGTGGCCAAGGTGGGCATTGTCTTCACTGACGGACGCAGCCAGGACTACATTGGGGATGCCGCCAAGAAGGCCAAGGAGCAcg GTTTCAAGATGTACGCTGTTGGAGTGGGCAACGCAGTGGAGGATGAGCTGAAAGAGATTGCCTCTGAGCCGACTGGAGAGCACTACTTCTACACTGCCGACTTCAAGGCCATGACCCAGATCGCCAAGAAGCTTCAGATTAACATCTGTCAAG AGGAGGACCCTTGCGAATGCGACTCCCTCGTAAAGTTCCAAAAGAAAGTAGAAGATGCCCTACAGGcactaacaaaaaaat TAGACAGTATGTCGAAGAGGATCGCCTTGCTGGAGAACAAAATCGTCTGA
- the matn1 gene encoding cartilage matrix protein isoform X1 translates to MTPTPPLFLLLLALIGAQATVDVRTAAAMAAGLCKTRPTDIVFIIDSSRSVRPSEFEQVKVFLAKVIEGLDVGPNATRVGVVNYASRVKNEVSLKTHRTKAGLVKAVTKIEPLSTGTMTGLSIQFALNVAFSESEGARVKSPDISKVAIIVTDGRPQDNVKEVAQRARDAGIEIFAIGVGRVDMSTLKQMASDPLDDHVDYVESYSVIEKLTKKFQEAFCVSDLCATGDHDCEQVCISSPGSFKCACKDGFTLMDNGRSCSACSNSATDVVFLIDGSKSVRPENFELVKKWINQIVDKLDVSDAKAHVGLVQYSSSVRQEFPLGRFNNKKDLKDAVKKMAYMERGTMTGQALRYLTDNSFGVGQGARPGVAKVGIVFTDGRSQDYIGDAAKKAKEHGFKMYAVGVGNAVEDELKEIASEPTGEHYFYTADFKAMTQIAKKLQINICQEEDPCECDSLVKFQKKVEDALQALTKKLDSMSKRIALLENKIV, encoded by the exons ATGACGCCTACCCCGCCgttgttcctgctgctgctcgctcTCATAGGGGCTCAGGCCACCGTGGATGTCCGCACGGCCGCCGCCATGG CGGCAGGTTTGTGCAAAACCCGTCCCACAGACATCGTGTTCATCATCGACAGCAGCCGAAGCGTTCGCCCTTCAGAGTTTGAGCAGGTCAAGGTCTTCCTGGCTAAGGTCATCGAGGGGCTGGATGTCGGACCCAACGCCACCCGAGTGGGAGTCGTCAACTACGCCAGCCGCGTCAAGAACGAG GTGTCTCTGAAGACACACCGCACCAAAGCTGGGCTGGTTAAGGCCGTGACCAAGATCGAGCCCCTGTCCACTGGAACAATGACTGGTCTGTCCATCCAGTTTGCCCTGAATGTGGCCTTCAGCGAGTCCGAGGGCGCTCGCGTCAAATCTCCTGACATCAGCAAG GTTGCCATCATTGTGACAGACGGGCGTCCCCAGGACAACGTGAAGGAAGTGGCTCAGCGCGCGCGGGATGCCGGCATTGAGATCTTTGCCATCGGCGTGGGACGCGTGGACATGAgcaccttgaagcagatggccAGCGATCCTCTGGACGACCACGTGGACTACGTGGAGAGCTACAGCGTCATCGAGAAGCTCACCAAGAAGTTCCAGGAGGCCTTCTGTG tgtcggACCTGTGCGCCACCGGGGATCATGACTGTGAGCAGGTATGCATCAGCTCCCCTGGATCATTCAAGTGTGCCTGCAAAGATGGCTTTACCCTCATGGACAATGGTCGCAGCTGcagtg CTTGCAGCAACTCGGCGACAGATGTGGTGTTCCTGATCGACGGCTCTAAGAGCGTGCGTCCCGAGAACTTTGAGCTGGTCAAGAAGTGGATCAACCAGATCGTTGACAAGCTGGATGTTTCTGACGCCAAGGCTCACGTCGGACTGGTTCAGTACTCCAGCTCAGTCAGACAG GAGTTCCCTCTGGGCCGCTTCAACAACAAGAAAGACCTGAAGGACGCTGTGAAGAAGATGGCCTACATGGAGAGAGGAACCATGACAGGCCAGGCTCTCCGCTACCTGACAGACAACAGCTTCGGTGTCGGTCAGGGCGCCCGGCCTGGAGTGGCCAAGGTGGGCATTGTCTTCACTGACGGACGCAGCCAGGACTACATTGGGGATGCCGCCAAGAAGGCCAAGGAGCAcg GTTTCAAGATGTACGCTGTTGGAGTGGGCAACGCAGTGGAGGATGAGCTGAAAGAGATTGCCTCTGAGCCGACTGGAGAGCACTACTTCTACACTGCCGACTTCAAGGCCATGACCCAGATCGCCAAGAAGCTTCAGATTAACATCTGTCAAG AGGAGGACCCTTGCGAATGCGACTCCCTCGTAAAGTTCCAAAAGAAAGTAGAAGATGCCCTACAGGcactaacaaaaaaat TAGACAGTATGTCGAAGAGGATCGCCTTGCTGGAGAACAAAATCGTCTGA